The following are encoded together in the Lathyrus oleraceus cultivar Zhongwan6 chromosome 3, CAAS_Psat_ZW6_1.0, whole genome shotgun sequence genome:
- the LOC127127175 gene encoding subtilisin-like protease SBT1.1 — protein sequence MSSIGIMMFRRVFLFMALMATNSIAFAVQQTYIVHMDKTKIEGSVHSQDSTKAWSESIIDFIAEASMEGEELEDTLSPQLLYAYETNMFGFAATLSEKQLKHLNQIDGFLSAIPDELSTLDTTQTPNFLGLTNGKGLWSASSLASDVIIGVLDSGIWPEHVSFEDSGFSPIPRKWKGVCQQGTKFTSSNCNKKLIGARYYFKGYEKFIGKINETTDYLSARDTQGHGTHTASTAAGNVVQNANIFGLAKGSASGMRHTSRIAAYKVCWLSGCANSDLLAAMDQAVSDGVDILSLSLGSIPKPFYNDSIAIASFGATKNGVFVSCSAGNSGPFASTVGNGAPWIMTVAASYIDRTFPTQVKLGNSKTFEGTSLYQTKNQSNQQLPLVHGTTAGKKREAMFCTKGSLDKTLVFGKIVVCERGINGRTEKGEVVKKSGGYGMILLNSENQGEELLSDAHVLPGTSLGASAGKALRIYLNTTKNPTASISFLGTRYGNIAPIMAAFSSRGPSIVGQDVIKPDITAPGVNILAAWPPKTSPSMIKTDKRRVLFNIVSGTSMSCPHVSGIAALIKSVHKDWSPAMIKSSLMTTAYTLNNKNLPISDLASNNSSSANPFAFGSGHVNPESASDPGLVYDINVNDYLNYFCSLNFTSSEIAILTKTNFTCSQKHVVHVGDLNYPSFSVLFSRTVQNVTYKRVVTNVGKSESGYYEVKVEEPNGVVVSVEPRKLKFEKLGQKLSYKVTFLAVGKTRVIGSSSFGSLIWVSGKYKVRSPIAVTWQ from the exons ATGTCCAGCATAG GCATCATGATGTTTAGGAGAGTCTTTTTATTCATGGCTCTTATGGCGACGAACTCAATCGCGTTCGCGGTGCAACAAACATATATAGTCCACATGGACAAGACCAAAATTGAAGGCTCGGTTCATTCTCAAGACAGTACAAAAGCATGGTCTGAATCAATCATTGATTTCATTGCTGAAGCTTCCATGGAGGGAGAAGAGCTAGAAGATACTTTATCGCCTCAGCTTCTATATGCCTATGAAACTAACATGTTTGGTTTTGCAGCCACACTTTCTGAGAAACAACTTAAGCACTTGAACCAAATTGATGGTTTTCTTTCAGCCATACCTGATGAACTATCAACCCTCGATACGACACAGACGCCGAACTTTCTTGGCCTAACTAATGGTAAAGGACTTTGGAGTGCTTCGAGTTTGGCCTCAGATGTGATCATCGGTGTCCTTGATTCGGGAATTTGGCCCGAACATGTCAGTTTCGAAGACTCGGGCTTTTCCCCGATCCCTCGTAAATGGAAAGGTGTTTGTCAACAAGGCACGAAATTCACATCCTCAAATTGTAACAAGAAGCTTATTGGTGCAAGATACTATTTCAAAGGGTACGAAAAATTCATCGGAAAAATCAACGAAACGACCGATTATCTTTCTGCTAGAGACACTCAAGGGCATGGAACTCACACTGCCTCGACTGCAGCCGGTAATGTGGTTCAAAATGCAAACATTTTTGGACTTGCTAAAGGCTCAGCCAGTGGAATGAGGCACACGTCAAGAATCGCGGCTTATAAAGTTTGCTGGCTTTCTGGCTGCGCGAATTCCGACCTATTAGCAGCCATGGACCAAGCAGTTTCTGACGGTGTTGATATACTTTCACTATCTTTAGGAAGTATTCCAAAACCATTTTATAATGATAGTATTGCTATAGCTTCATTCGGAGCAACCAAAAACGGCGTTTTTGTTTCTTGCTCAGCAGGCAACTCAGGCCCTTTTGCATCAACAGTCGGAAACGGTGCACCGTGGATCATGACAGTTGCTGCTAGCTACATTGACAGAACTTTTCCAACACAAGTGAAACTTGGTAACTCAAAAACATTTGAAGGCACATCATTGTACCAAACAAAAAACCAATCAAACCAACAACTCCCACTTGTGCATGGAACAACAGCAGGTAAAAAGAGAGAAGCAATGTTTTGCACAAAAGGCTCACTTGATAAAACACTTGTTTTCGGAAAAATCGTTGTTTGCGAAAGAGGAATCAACGGTAGAACTGAAAAAGGAGAGGTGGTTAAAAAATCAGGCGGATATGGAATGATACTACTCAACTCGGAAAATCAAGGCGAAGAGCTTCTTTCCGACGCTCACGTTTTACCAGGAACTTCATTAGGTGCTTCAGCAGGTAAAGCTCTAAGAATCTACCTCAACACTACTAAAAATCCAACAGCTTCAATTTCATTCCTAGGAACAAGATACGGTAACATTGCGCCAATCATGGCAGCATTTTCGTCTAGAGGACCAAGTATCGTAGGACAAGATGTCATCAAACCAGACATAACTGCGCCTGGTGTTAACATCTTAGCTGCATGGCCACCAAAAACAAGTCCAAGTATGATCAAAACTGACAAAAGAAGAGTCCTATTTAACATAGTTTCAGGTACCTCAATGTCTTGTCCTCACGTTAGCGGCATCGCAGCGTTGATTAAATCGGTTCATAAAGACTGGTCACCTGCAATGATCAAGTCATCTCTTATGACAACAGCTTACACATTGAACAACAAAAATCTCCCGATTTCCGATCTTGCTTCGAATAACTCATCTTCTGCTAAcccttttgcatttggttcagGCCATGTTAATCCAGAAAGTGCTTCTGATCCTGGATTAGTCTATGATATTAACGTCAATGACTATTTGAATTACTTTTGCAGCCTTAACTTTACCTCTTCAGAGATTGCTATATTGACAAAAACTAACTTCACATGTTCTCAAAAACATGTTGTTCATGTTGGTGACTTGAACTATCCTTCATTTTCTGTTTTGTTTAGCAGAACAGTGCAGAATGTGACATATAAGAGAGTTGTTACAAATGTTGGAAAATCAGAAAGTGGTTACTATGAAGTTAAAGTTGAAGAACCTAATGGAGTTGTTGTTAGTGTTGAACCAAGGAAATTGAAGTTTGAAAAATTGGGTCAGAAATTAAGCTATAAAGTAACATTTTTAGCAGTTGGAAAAACAAGAGTTATTGGTAGTTCATCATTTGGATCACTCATTTGGGTTTCTGGCAAATATAAAGTTAGAAGTCCTATTGCAGTAACATGGCAATAG